Proteins encoded within one genomic window of Methanothrix harundinacea 6Ac:
- a CDS encoding right-handed parallel beta-helix repeat-containing protein, which translates to MKISMHHPITFALLGVLAVILYLFGLAGAANITVGPGENIQAAIREALPGDVIEVMSGTYNEDLVIDKRLTLRGVDSGEGKPLLLSDGSYGAITLIEDGITFEGFRLTDLGIDVISDGNIIRENVIRNSGFGICLTRSKENNISQNHVECSGFMGTAVFFNICENNILKDNCLRGGWGGNGIHLLESDNNVIVGNVAQDRSWLGRGIYLDSSNCNFVKGNTATGGPEGCSIALFRSNKNKIVQNNLTDNADSGLKIYHSSGNLIYLNNFDENKNDPFSRNSTSFWHSPEPIVYRYGGNNFTAYLGNFWSVYSGHDAEGDGIGDSPHRFEGGEDRFPLIGRCENYSCTGGEPDEIFGSIGVPAV; encoded by the coding sequence ATGAAGATCAGTATGCATCATCCAATAACCTTTGCCCTTCTGGGCGTATTGGCGGTTATTTTATATCTCTTCGGATTGGCTGGGGCAGCGAACATCACCGTCGGGCCGGGGGAGAACATCCAGGCCGCTATTCGCGAGGCTCTGCCTGGAGACGTCATAGAAGTGATGAGCGGCACCTATAACGAAGATCTCGTCATCGACAAGCGGCTCACTTTGCGGGGCGTAGATTCCGGCGAAGGGAAACCGCTCTTGTTGTCAGATGGAAGCTACGGCGCAATAACCTTGATCGAAGACGGGATAACTTTTGAGGGGTTCAGGTTGACGGATCTTGGAATAGATGTGATCTCTGACGGGAACATAATCCGGGAGAACGTAATCCGCAACTCTGGATTTGGGATTTGTCTGACACGGTCAAAAGAGAACAACATATCCCAGAACCATGTCGAATGCAGCGGTTTTATGGGGACGGCCGTTTTCTTCAACATCTGTGAGAACAACATACTCAAAGACAACTGCTTAAGGGGCGGATGGGGTGGAAATGGCATCCATCTTCTGGAGTCAGACAACAACGTCATAGTCGGAAACGTCGCCCAAGACCGCTCATGGTTGGGGAGGGGCATCTACCTTGATTCCAGCAACTGCAACTTTGTTAAAGGTAACACCGCCACGGGAGGGCCGGAGGGTTGCAGCATTGCCCTATTTAGATCCAATAAAAATAAGATTGTGCAGAACAACCTGACCGACAACGCAGATTCGGGGCTCAAGATATATCATTCCAGCGGCAATTTGATCTACTTGAACAACTTCGATGAGAACAAGAATGACCCCTTTTCGAGGAATTCAACATCCTTCTGGCATTCTCCCGAGCCGATAGTCTACAGATATGGGGGAAATAACTTCACGGCCTACCTTGGAAACTTCTGGTCAGTTTACTCCGGACACGACGCCGAAGGCGATGGAATCGGGGATTCACCTCACCGCTTCGAGGGTGGAGAGGACCGATTTCCGCTGATAGGCCGCTGCGAGAACTACTCCTGCACAGGAGGAGAACCTGATGAAATCTTCGGTTCGATCGGGGTGCCTGCCGTCTGA
- the rimI gene encoding ribosomal protein S18-alanine N-acetyltransferase has product MKEMEVGGKIKGGVKIRRFEPPDYSEAVALDAEAGGGHDPYLLTYFYENYPTSFLVAEEGGRIVGMVLGFRQSPLEGRVFWIAVRSGYRGRGVGRRLLMELLEIFRRLGVVDVILEVRATNKRAQGLYVDLGFEIFTTAKNYYPDGEGAIIMRRSL; this is encoded by the coding sequence ATGAAAGAGATGGAAGTTGGTGGGAAGATAAAGGGCGGAGTAAAGATCAGGAGGTTTGAGCCTCCCGACTACTCCGAGGCGGTCGCCTTGGACGCCGAGGCGGGGGGAGGGCACGACCCGTACCTTCTCACCTACTTCTACGAGAACTACCCCACATCCTTCCTGGTGGCGGAGGAGGGCGGCAGGATCGTAGGGATGGTCCTGGGGTTCAGGCAGTCGCCCCTGGAGGGGAGGGTCTTCTGGATAGCGGTGAGGTCCGGATACCGGGGGCGGGGGGTCGGCAGACGCCTCTTGATGGAGCTTCTGGAGATCTTCCGGAGGCTCGGGGTCGTCGATGTCATCCTGGAGGTGAGGGCGACGAACAAGCGGGCCCAGGGGCTTTACGTCGACCTGGGGTTTGAGATCTTCACCACCGCCAAGAACTACTACCCCGACGGCGAGGGGGCGATCATCATGAGGAGGTCGCTATAG
- a CDS encoding DUF5803 family protein yields MNLDAGLGILAVLILTFGQGEAALSPGLEAVSFNGTTYLLAKSEAEVIVPANGSSFNFTLPIRADIRLFNSSGGEVPAETRVDFWRGYYNYQVVAGEEVDGHLNYTLPIADQRFVVLAEEGSSVRVVLPPGYATGDRLLGRARPTPDRIESLDNRTVLIWPVLEGRVIDVSFYAEDAPRAFRLFLLLLAFLAGVLALEHRASMRRLRSIRRDADEDLEGRGRA; encoded by the coding sequence ATGAACCTGGATGCGGGTCTTGGGATTCTGGCGGTTCTGATCCTCACCTTCGGTCAGGGAGAGGCGGCTCTCTCACCGGGGCTGGAGGCCGTCAGCTTCAACGGCACCACCTACCTCCTCGCGAAGTCCGAGGCGGAGGTGATCGTCCCCGCAAACGGCAGCAGCTTCAACTTCACCCTTCCCATCAGGGCTGATATCAGGCTCTTCAACTCCTCGGGGGGGGAGGTTCCCGCGGAGACGAGGGTCGATTTCTGGCGGGGGTACTACAACTATCAGGTCGTCGCCGGGGAGGAGGTGGACGGGCACCTAAACTACACCCTCCCCATCGCAGACCAGAGGTTCGTCGTCCTCGCCGAGGAGGGCTCCAGCGTCCGGGTCGTCCTTCCCCCGGGGTACGCCACCGGCGATCGGCTCCTGGGGAGGGCTAGGCCCACCCCCGACCGAATAGAGTCCCTGGATAACAGGACGGTCCTCATCTGGCCGGTCCTCGAAGGGAGGGTGATCGACGTCAGCTTCTATGCGGAGGATGCGCCCCGGGCCTTCAGGCTCTTCCTCCTTCTCCTCGCCTTCCTTGCCGGGGTCCTCGCCCTGGAGCATCGGGCGAGCATGAGGAGGCTCAGGTCCATCAGGCGGGACGCAGATGAGGATCTCGAAGGCCGGGGCCGGGCCTAG
- a CDS encoding MBL fold metallo-hydrolase produces MRISKAGAGPRPKSPRIEVRSKYQGIIPLTMVPEEIGKGVYVVGGPGISHPADCSVYLVDAGSELVMIDAGAGPGAEAILRNVRSLGFDPSRIGYLIATHCHIDHIGGIARIRDETGCLVICSEADREGIELGEPRLTAADLYGIEYWPVRVDLPLDGEEEDLRLGEREFRIIAIPGHTPGSIAVVVDLEGLRFLFGQDVHGPFSDAWGSDVSRWRRSMERLLDLEADLLCEGHAGVFRGPEVRIYIQSQLRRYRHL; encoded by the coding sequence ATGAGGATCTCGAAGGCCGGGGCCGGGCCTAGGCCTAAAAGCCCCCGGATCGAGGTCAGATCTAAGTATCAGGGGATTATCCCCCTCACCATGGTGCCGGAAGAGATCGGGAAGGGCGTATACGTGGTGGGGGGTCCGGGGATATCCCATCCCGCGGACTGCTCCGTCTACCTCGTCGATGCAGGATCGGAGCTGGTGATGATCGACGCTGGAGCAGGCCCCGGGGCGGAGGCGATCCTGAGAAATGTCCGGTCCCTCGGCTTTGACCCCTCCCGGATCGGTTACCTCATCGCCACTCACTGCCACATCGACCACATCGGAGGGATAGCCAGGATCCGGGATGAGACGGGATGCCTGGTGATCTGCTCCGAAGCAGATCGGGAAGGGATCGAGCTCGGGGAGCCGAGGCTCACCGCCGCCGACCTATACGGAATCGAGTACTGGCCCGTCCGGGTCGACCTCCCCCTCGATGGGGAGGAGGAGGACCTGAGGCTGGGGGAGCGGGAGTTTCGGATCATCGCCATCCCCGGCCATACCCCTGGGAGCATCGCCGTCGTCGTCGACCTGGAGGGGCTGAGGTTCCTCTTCGGCCAGGACGTCCACGGCCCCTTCAGCGACGCCTGGGGATCGGACGTTTCCCGGTGGAGGAGGTCGATGGAGCGGCTCCTCGATCTGGAGGCGGACCTCCTCTGCGAGGGGCACGCCGGGGTCTTCAGGGGCCCGGAGGTGAGAATCTACATCCAGTCCCAGTTGAGACGATATCGGCACCTCTGA
- the rtcA gene encoding RNA 3'-terminal phosphate cyclase: MIDINGSSGEGGGQIVRTAVALSAVTGEPVRITRIREMRPNPGLSPQHSTAISALAKISDARTEGVRPGSREVLFSPGRVRGGVYDFEIGTAGSVSLLIHCLLPALARADGPATLTVRGGTDVRWSPTIDHLSRVALPAFASFGVRARLTVERRGYFPRGGGLVTLETVPGELVRADLSAPVAGAVEGVSHSSNLPEHVVRRQAEAAIGVLRRAGFDAEIAAEARALPSTGSGITLWSGWKGGSALGERGLPAERVGSLAAEELVAQLASKAAVDRHLADQLVPYLALAGGSYTAPEVTSHASTNIWTASRFLDRVISVEEGDPATFRAGL; encoded by the coding sequence ATGATCGATATCAACGGCTCCTCCGGGGAGGGGGGGGGCCAGATCGTCAGAACGGCGGTGGCCCTCTCGGCGGTCACCGGCGAACCGGTCCGGATCACGAGGATCCGGGAGATGAGGCCCAATCCGGGGCTCTCCCCCCAGCACTCGACGGCGATATCCGCCCTGGCCAAGATCTCGGACGCCAGGACGGAGGGGGTGAGGCCCGGCTCCCGGGAGGTTCTCTTCTCGCCCGGCAGGGTCCGGGGTGGGGTCTACGACTTTGAGATCGGCACCGCCGGAAGCGTCTCCCTTCTCATCCACTGCCTCCTCCCAGCCCTGGCCAGGGCCGACGGGCCCGCGACCCTGACCGTCCGGGGGGGGACCGACGTCAGGTGGTCTCCTACCATCGACCACCTCTCCAGGGTCGCTCTCCCCGCCTTCGCCTCGTTCGGAGTCCGGGCGAGGTTGACGGTGGAGCGGCGGGGATACTTTCCCCGGGGCGGCGGGTTGGTCACCCTGGAGACGGTCCCCGGGGAGCTGGTGAGGGCCGACCTCTCCGCCCCAGTGGCAGGGGCGGTGGAGGGCGTGTCCCACTCGTCGAACCTCCCCGAGCACGTCGTCCGGAGGCAGGCGGAGGCGGCGATCGGGGTTCTGAGGCGGGCGGGTTTTGACGCCGAGATCGCCGCCGAGGCGAGGGCTCTCCCGTCCACCGGGAGCGGTATCACCCTCTGGTCGGGGTGGAAGGGAGGTAGCGCCCTGGGGGAGCGGGGCCTTCCGGCGGAGAGGGTAGGCTCCCTGGCGGCGGAGGAGCTGGTGGCACAGCTGGCTTCGAAGGCCGCCGTCGACCGCCACCTCGCCGACCAGCTCGTCCCCTACCTCGCCCTGGCGGGCGGATCCTACACAGCCCCGGAGGTGACGAGCCACGCCTCGACGAACATCTGGACCGCGTCCAGGTTCCTCGACAGGGTTATCTCCGTCGAGGAGGGGGATCCGGCCACCTTCAGGGCCGGCCTCTGA
- a CDS encoding DNA-directed RNA polymerase subunit L: MNVKVLKKTDDELHLEFFGESHTLLNLLRTELLEDDRVLIATYDAKFPMMTNPIFRLRTRDVDPVLLLNEVASRIAGMVEEFEEEFRSAVG; encoded by the coding sequence ATGAACGTAAAGGTCCTGAAGAAGACCGATGACGAGCTCCATCTGGAGTTCTTTGGGGAGAGCCACACCCTCCTGAACCTCCTCAGGACGGAGCTTCTGGAGGACGACCGCGTCCTCATCGCCACCTACGACGCCAAGTTTCCGATGATGACAAACCCCATCTTCCGGCTTAGGACCAGGGACGTCGACCCCGTCCTCCTCCTGAACGAGGTCGCCTCCAGGATCGCCGGGATGGTTGAGGAGTTCGAAGAGGAGTTCAGATCCGCGGTCGGATGA